The genomic segment ATTTTAAAATCTGCATTTAAACATATGTTTCAATTGGAAGAAGAAATGATGTCCCTTTATGAAAAAATGGGAGATTGTACTCCTGAAGAAATGGAAGTTATATTAGAAGATGTTGGAGAAATTCAAAGTATTTTAGAAAGTGGAGATTTTTATAATTTAGATTCAAAAATAGAGGAATATGCAGCAGGACTTGGACTTTTAGACATAGGACTTGAAAGAGATGTAGCTGATTTATCTGGTGGACAAAGAGCTAAAATCTTATTAGCTAAAGTATTATTAGAAAATCCTATGATATTAATACTAGATGAGCCTACTAACTTTTTAGATGAAGATCATATTACATGGTTAAAATCATTTTTAAAAAATTATGAAAATGCATTTATATTAGTATCCCATGACATTCCATTTTTAAATGAAGTTACAAATGTAATTTATCATATAGAAAATGCAGTTTTAACAAGATATACAGGGGATTACTATTATTTCCAAGAAATGTATGAATTAAAAAAGCGTCAATTGGAAATGGCCTATAAAAAACAACAAAAAGAAATTGCTCATTTAGAAAGTTTTATTTCTCGAAATAAAGCTCGTATTGCCACAGCAAATCTTGCTAAAGATAGACAGAAAAAATTAGACCGTATGGAAATAATTGAAATTGCTAGGGAAAAACCAAAGCCAAGTTTTGAATTTAAAACATCTAGAACTCCATCAAGGGAAATTATAACTGTAAAAGATTTAGTAATAGGATATGATCATCCATTGACTAAACCTCTTAATTTTTCCATAGAACGTAATCAAAAGATTGCTATAAAAGGAGTTAATGGATTAGGAAAATCAACTTTATTAAATACTCTTTTAGGAAAAATCAAACCTATTTCTGGAGAAATTGAGTTAGGACAATTTGTTGAAGTTGGATATTTTAAACAGGAAGAGGAAAGTACAAACACAAAAGCTTTAGATGAGTTTTGGAATGAGTTTCCAGGATTAACCAATGCAGAAGCTAGAGCTGCCCTTGCGAAATGTGGATTAACAACGGATCATATTACAAGTCAAATGAAAGTTTTATCTGGAGGAGAAAATGCCAAGGTAAGACTTGCTAAAATTATGAATAGAGAGATAAATGTTTTAGTATTAGATGAACCTACTAACCATTTAGATGTAGATGCTAAAGAAGAATTAAAAAGAGCAATAAAAGCATTTAATGGAACAGTTATTATGGTAAGTCATGAACCAGATTTTTACATGGATATAGCAACAGAGGTATGGAATGTAGAAGAATGGTCAACTAAAATAATTTAATTTTTAATAAAAGGGAGGCTTTAAAAGCTTCCCTTTTTTAAAATTTTATATCTTTTATGGAGATAACATGGGCTCCCATTTTTTCCATATTTTCTAGGGCTAAGATAGAATCATTTTCATTTATATTTACTCCACGACACCCTTCTTTAACAACATAAACTTTATATCCTAAATCGATTGCATCTAAAACTGTAAATTTTACACAGTAATCTGTAGCAAGTCCAACTACATAAAGAGTATCCACATTATTTTCACATAATATCTT from the Cetobacterium ceti genome contains:
- a CDS encoding ABC-F family ATP-binding cassette domain-containing protein, translated to MSILDVSNVSHGFGARTILEDASFRLLKGEHVGLVGANGEGKSTFLNIITGKLMPDEGKVSWCNHITTGYLDQYSTLERGKTIRDILKSAFKHMFQLEEEMMSLYEKMGDCTPEEMEVILEDVGEIQSILESGDFYNLDSKIEEYAAGLGLLDIGLERDVADLSGGQRAKILLAKVLLENPMILILDEPTNFLDEDHITWLKSFLKNYENAFILVSHDIPFLNEVTNVIYHIENAVLTRYTGDYYYFQEMYELKKRQLEMAYKKQQKEIAHLESFISRNKARIATANLAKDRQKKLDRMEIIEIAREKPKPSFEFKTSRTPSREIITVKDLVIGYDHPLTKPLNFSIERNQKIAIKGVNGLGKSTLLNTLLGKIKPISGEIELGQFVEVGYFKQEEESTNTKALDEFWNEFPGLTNAEARAALAKCGLTTDHITSQMKVLSGGENAKVRLAKIMNREINVLVLDEPTNHLDVDAKEELKRAIKAFNGTVIMVSHEPDFYMDIATEVWNVEEWSTKII